The sequence below is a genomic window from Brevibacillus laterosporus.
TGACGACTGATCCATCTATTCATCTGGAGACACCCAAAATCGAGAAAAGGCTGCCTAAGGTGTTGTCCGTAGAAGAAGTAGAGCGTCTATTAGATGGTCCAAAAGGAAATGTGCCCATAGCATATCGTGATAAGGCCATGCTAGAATTACTGTATGCGACCGGAATTCGTGTTTCTGAGTTAGTATCCTTACAACTGGGGGATATTAATCTGGACATGGGCTTTGTTAAATGTATGGGGAAAGGCTCTAAAGAGCGTATGATTCCGCTTGGTAGCATTGCAATTCAAGTCATCCGTAACTACTTAGAGCGGGGACGTCCTCAGCTTGTTAAGGCTAGTTCGGATCAGGCGTTGTTTTTAAATCATTTAGGCACACAGATTACGCGCCAAGGTTTTTGGAAAATTATTAAAAAATATGCCTTACAAGAGGGAATTCAAAAGGAGATTACTCCGCATACCTTGCGACACTCCTTTGCAACACATCTTTTGGAAAATGGCGCAGATTTACGATCTGTACAAGAAATGCTGGGACATGCCGATATTTCTACAACACAAATTTATACGCATGTAACGCGTACGCGCATCAAAGATGTATATGCTAAAACACATCCTCGTGCCTAAAGAGATGAACGTACACTTTACAAGGCAGACTTCAAGTGCATAAGGAGGAACAGACAAATGAAGCGTTTTTCACGTGTATTTTTAATTGTGATGGATAGTGTTGGAATTGGTGAATTGCCAGATGCTAAGAGATTTAATGACGAAGGCTCTCATACACTTGGTCATATCGCACAAAAGGTAGAAGGATTTGCTCTGCCGCATCTTGCAGAATTGGGTCTGGGGAACATTGCTCCTCTACATAACGTACCAGCTGTAACTGCACCTCAGGCACATTACGGCAAAATGAAAGAAATCTCCATGGGTAAAGATACAACAACAGGTCATTGGGAAATTATGGGCTTGCATGTATCTACTCCGTTTAATACATATCCAGACGGATTTCCGCAAGAATTAATTGAGGAATTCGAGCAACGCATAGGACGTAAGGTCCTTGGAAATAAGGTAGCGTCCGGAACTGAAATCTTAGATGAACTGGGCGAAGAGCA
It includes:
- the xerD gene encoding site-specific tyrosine recombinase XerD, with protein sequence MDTLIDQFTHFLAVEKGLAVNTLESYQHDLVMYAAYLSDQGISKVEDTTRTHIVGYLLMLQEKGRATATLSRNMASIRAFYQFLVRDRHMTTDPSIHLETPKIEKRLPKVLSVEEVERLLDGPKGNVPIAYRDKAMLELLYATGIRVSELVSLQLGDINLDMGFVKCMGKGSKERMIPLGSIAIQVIRNYLERGRPQLVKASSDQALFLNHLGTQITRQGFWKIIKKYALQEGIQKEITPHTLRHSFATHLLENGADLRSVQEMLGHADISTTQIYTHVTRTRIKDVYAKTHPRA